GCTCCTCTTCGAGCTGGTGGAACACCGGTGCGCGGGCGCCGCGCTGGCACTGGGTCCCGGGTCGGGCCCCGACGACGGGCACGACGGACCGTCGGTCTTCCCGGACGCGGGCATGAAGGCGTACGGCGACGACGGGCCGATGGCCCTCGGAGGTGTGGCTGCCGAGGCCGCCGCGTCCGCCGGGCTGCGTGTCGCACCGCCTCCGAAGGTGCGCATGTCGGGGGAGTCCGGCCGTGTCGCCCTCCAGGAGTTCATCGCGGCTGCCGAGTTCCGCTATCGCCGACGGATCGTGGACGACGAGGAGGTGCCGTTCTGGATCACCGACGAACTCACGGCCCGTCCCGTGGTCCAGATCCGACTGGCCGACGCGGGCGACCTGTTCATGACCTGGACCTGGGCCGGCGGCGCCCAGGGGTTCGGCACCGGACACGGCCCCGCTGCCGAAGTCGACCGTGCGGTCCGCGAGTTGGCCGAGGCGCTGCCCGGCTCGGGCGAGGGGACGGCCGGCATGCGGCGGGCGTTCGAGTCGGGCGCGCTGGCCGATCACCGCACCGAGCGACAGTTCGCGCGGTCGCTGGCCGAGGCGCTGTGGCCGGAGGGGCTGACGGCGCAGATCCGCCAGGTGTCGGAGCGCGCGGGCCGCCCACTGGTCCGCATCCAGCCGTCGCCCCGGGTCGCTCAAGTCCCCTGGGAACTGCTGGCCGTCGACGATGCCGACACCCGCCTCATCGAGCTGGCGGACGTGGTGACCACCGCGCCGACGTCGTTGCGACGACAGAACACGGTGCAGCGCGCTCCTGAAGGTCCGGAGCGGGACACCGGCCCGGTCGTGCTCGTCCTCGACCCCCGGGTGCCCGGATTCCGCGCCGACTCCCCGCTCGGCTCGGTCCTGGGGCCGCCCGGCTCGGATCCGGAGCTGCTGGCGCTGGTCCAAAGCCGCCTGGACGCGGGCGGCGTCGAGCCGTCCCTCGCCGGCCCGGCGGAGGCGTTCCGCCGCACCGACCTGGACCGGGACTGGCTGAGCGGCGTGCTCCGCAAGGGGGCACGCCGACTGATGTACGTCGGGCATGTGAGCGGCACACCGGTCGAGGGCGGGCAGAGCGAGGACGGCACGCTGCATCTGTCCTGCGGTCCGGAGACCGTCGGCCTGGCCGAGGCGGTCCGCACGCATCGGCCGCTGTCGGCCAGGGACCTCCTGCTGGGCACGCTGCCCCTGCGGGCTGACGGTGAGCCGGGGGCGCGGATCTGGCCCGCGCCGCCGCGGGTCGCCCTGATCGGCTGTGAGAGCGGTGGCGATCTGCGGTTCGCCGAGTCGTTCGGCCTGGCCACGGCGATGATCCACAACGGTGCCGAACTGGTCACCGCCACCCGCTGGGTGCTGCCGACCAGCTTCGCGTTCCACCGGCTGGCCGGCCTGGCCGAGTCCGTGCGCCCGCTGTCGGAGGCGATCGTCGCCGTCGACACCGCCCACGAGGACCCTGCCCCCGTGCAGCGGCTCGGTCGCTGGCAGCGCAAGCAGCTCGACCGCTGGCGCGCCGATGGCCGGACCGAGCACTCACCCCTGCTGTGGGCGGCCATGACCTGCATCGTCGTGTGAAGTGCACGTGCTGCGCGGTGCTGGCGGGCTGAGAAGCTGTCCTACCGTTCTGGCTCGGCCCCACAGCGGAAGTGTGCTCCCCGCACGCGCGGGGATGGTCCCACACACTCGGCCATGCACGCCAGTCTCCGCATCCCCGTTGTCGATCCCTTGGTAGTCTCCGACCCGACCGCCACACCGGCCGACGACACGCTCTTCTGACCGCCGGCCCCCCACCTTCGTCACGGATTCGGTGAGCACATGGACCCGGCGACCTGGCAGACGATCAACCGCCTCGTCGAGTGGCTGGACGCGAACAGCACCAACAGCCATGAAGTCACCCGCCTCTTGCGCGTGCTCAAAATCCAGGAGGAGGCGGGCGAGGTCGCCGAGGCCGTGCACGGCGCCATGGGCTCCAACCCCCGCAAGGGCGCGAGCCACACCTGGGCCGACGTCGAGAAGGAACTGTGCGACGTGATCCTCACCAGCATGGTCTCGCTCGCGACGATCAACCTGGACGCGCAGAAACTCTTCGAGCACCACCTCAACGCGGTGGCGGAGCGCTCCCTCGCTTGAAGCCCCTCGGCGACTTCCTGCCCGTCCTGGAACGGGCAGACAACCCATCAGATCACGGGAGTTCGTCAGCAGACGTGGTGAGTGCCACCATCCCGGTACAGAGAGACTTCCTCTGCGGCAGGGGCAGCACCTCTGCGACCCACGGGGCTTTCACTGATCAGAGCGGGCTCCCATGAACTCGCGCCGACCGCCTGGCATGGAGGAGGTGCGGGAGCGCTCTGATGAAGCGGCGCGCGCAGTGGCCGGGCACCGGCTCACCGTTGCCACTTTCAGGCGACTCGCTGCCGACGGGGAAGTCCCGGTCTGTTGCTGGCCTTGTCGGCCGTGGCGGTGAGGGGGAAGTGGTCCAGCGCGGGCGTCCGCGGGCCGGGCCGGGGTGGCGCGTGTGGGGAACGGTCGCGTCAGCCGGCCAGTAGCTCGTCCAGTTCGGCGGTGAAGAGCAGGGCGGGGTCGAAGCCCATTCCGGTGAAGTGACCGGCGAGTTCGAGGGAGAGGATGCCGTGCAGCCGGGTCCAGAACGCGAGGGCGCGGTGCAGGGCCGAGGGCGGGGCGGAGTGCTCGCCCGCCCACTGCCGGTGGCTTTCCAGGTGCGCTTCCATCTGCGCGGCGAAGGGTGTCGTAGTGGTGTCGTCCGCGGGCAGCGCGGCGCAGGCGTCGAGGAGGGCCGTCATGATCTCCGACGCGATCGCGGTGACGTCGTCGGGGGCGTGATAGCCGGGTACGGGCGTGCCGTAGACCAGGAAGTACCGCTGGGGGTCGTCGAGGGCCCACCGGCGCAGCACGTGCGCCAGCCCGGCGAGGTCGGCGTCCGCTTCGGCGGCGGCCCGGAAGGCGTCGGCCAGGCTGCGGTAGGCGTCCCGGATGAGCTCGGTGATCAGCTCGTCGCGGCTTGAGAAGTACCGGTAGAGCGCGGGTCCGCTCATACCCAGCTGTTTGGCGATCGCGTTGAGGGAGAGGGCGGACGCGCCGGCGGTGGCGATCTGCTCCCACGCCCGTTCCTTGATCTCCGCGCGTACCTGGTTCCGGTACCGCTCGCGGGGGGTCTCCTTCGCTTTGGCCATCACCCGTCACGCTCCCTGCCACTGTGCCTCCCAGCACGTTACACGCTGTCGCCGTAGCGAAAAGTATTAACGATCGGGACCGCCAGTGCTTGACGCTCTCGCTTTGAGCTGTCATCTTAGTTATAGCTTCTAACGAAAGCGGAATCCTTCCAGGTGAGGTGTGTGTTGAGAACCAAGGAACTCGTCGAGGTCGTTCTGCCCGGCACGGTGGAGCCCGAGGGGCTTCAGCTGAGGTACGGGGCCGTGCCGGTCGCGGGCCCCGGGCAGGTCGTCATCGAGATGGAGGCCACCGGCGTCTCGTTCGCCGAGCAGCAGATGCGCCGCGGGCGCTACTACGACCAGCCGCCGTTTCCCTTCGTGCCCGGCTACGACCTGGTCGGCACCGTGTCGGCAGCCGGTGCAGGCGTCGATCCCGGCCTCGTCGGCCGGCGGGTGGCCGCGCTGGTCAAGGTCGGCGGCTGGGCCAGCCACGTGGCCGTCGACGCGGCGGACGTGGTCCGGGTACCCGACGGGATCGGCGCGGCGGAAGCGGAGACCCTGGTGGTCAACGGCATCACCGCCTGGCAGATGCTGCACCGCAAGGCACGGGTGCGCGCGGGGCAGACCATTCTGGTGCACGGCGCGAACGGCGGTGTCGGCTCGCTCCTGGTCCAACTCGCGCATGCCGCGGGTGCCAAGGTGATCGGCACCGCGTCGGCACGCCACCACGACGCCCTGCGGGCAGGGGGTGTGCTGCCCGTCGACTACCGCACCGAGGACGTTCCCGCCCGCGTCCGCGAGCTGGCTCCCGCCGGCGTGGACGCCGTCTTCGATCACGTCGGCGGCCGCAGCGTGATCGATTCCTGGCGTCTCCTCGCCCCCGGCGGCACGCTCGTCTCCTACGGCAGCGCCTCCACCCGGGACGACACCGGCTCCAAGCAGTGGCCCGTCCTGAGGATCCTCGGCCGGGTGTGGCTGTGGAACAGCCTGCCCAACGGCCGCCGCGCCTACTTCTTCAACGTCTGGGCCGGCCGGGCCTTCGGCGCCGACCGCTTCCGCGCCCGCCTGCGCGCCGACCTCACCGAGGTGTTCGCCGCCTTCCAGCGGGGCGAGATCACCGCTCACGTCGCCGCCCGGCTGCCTCTCGCCCGTGCCGCCGAGGCTCTGCGACTGGCCGAGTCCGGCACCGTCGCCGGAAAAGTCGTCCTGACCCCGTGAACGCGGCATTGCCTGCCCGCCCCCGGCACCACCCGCACCGACTGACCAGACCAACCACGCGGGTCTCGCGAGTCGCGATGAGTCGTGGGGCGTTCGGCGGTCGTACTGTCGAGCCCGCTACGGAGGAGGGTTTCTGATGCGCAGTGTGACCTATTCGATGAGCGTCTCACTTGACGGCTACATCGTCGGGCCGGAGGGCGACTTCGACTGGACGGCGCCCGACGAGGAGGTCTTTCGCTTCTGGATCGACGAGATCCGGGAGGTCGGCGTTCACCTGCTGGGCCGACGGCTGTACGAGACGATGCTGTACTGGGAGACCGCCGACCAGGATCGATCGCTCGACGACTCCGAGCGCGAGTGGACCGCGCTCTGGAAGCCGTTGCCGAAGGTGGTGTTCTCGACCACGCTGTCGGCGGTGCGGGGCCATGCCCGCCTGGCCTCCGGCGGCCTGGCGGAGGAGATCGAGCGGTTGCGGGCCGAGCCGGGGGAGGGCGAGATCGCGATCGGCGGCGCGACCCTCGCCGCCGAGGCGGCCGCGTTGGGTCTGATCGACGAGTACCGGACCATGGTCTACCCGGTGCTGGTCGGCGGCGGCATCCCGTTCTTTCCCCAGCGCGAGCGCCGAGTGGATCTCGAACTCGTCGAGACCCGCCCCTTCAGCTCGAAAGTCGTCTACCTCCGCTACCGCGTGGCGCGCTAGGCCCGTGGGTGCGGGCGGCGGGGGCGGCCGGGTGCGGGCGTCACCGGATGTCGCTGCCCTCGGTCAGGCCGACGGGGACGCGGATGGCGAGCGTCACCGTCAGGCCGATGCCGAGCATCCACTCATTGCTGTGATTGCCCTTGCTGACGTCCCCGGTCAGCTCGGGACTCACGCGCCCCTCCGGGTCGTACGTCACGTCGATGCGCTCACCGGCGTCCGCGATCCGCTCGGTGCGGGTCATCAGGTCGGGCCCGCCGGTGGCGTCGCAGTCCAGGGTGTGGTCGTAGTACGTGGTCGTGGTGGTGTGCGTGAATCCCTCCGAGTCGGTGTGCGTGGTCGTCTCCACGCGGGTGTCGACCTCGGTCACCGTGCACATCGTCGCCTCGCCCCGCGATCTGAGCGCTGCCTCCTCCACCATCCCGGCGGCGCCGATGCAGGCCACGAGCAGGGGGAAGCCGCTGAAGAACGCCAGGGTGTTGTCGTAGAGGACGCCGGAGAAGAACGCCCCGACGCAGGCGACGAGAACGAGTCCCCCGCCGGTCAGCGTGCTCGGCCACCCGTCCGGGCCGTGGGCGACCAGAAGGCTTCCCCCGGCCGCGCCCCCCACCGCGAGCAGGGGAACTCCCACCGCCAGCGCGAGCTCGAAGCACCGTTCGCTCCAACTGCCCATGCCCACACCCCTGTTGTCGCCCCATGCCCAGGGTAGGCGAGGGAGCAGCCCGGCAGGACTGGCGGCTTCGTCGAGGAGATCAACCCCGGCCGCACGCGCACGGCCCGCCAGCGTGGGCCGGCGGGCCGTGCGGTGAAGGGCCGGCGCGTTACGGCTGTTGCTTCGCCTCGTCGACGACGGCGTAGTCCGTGAGGGAGGTCCACTGGACGTACGTGGCGCTGCCGTCGTCCGCGACCCGCTCGCCGCGCATCCCCAGGTAGGCGTAGGTGTCGGCGTCGAAGACGATCGTCTCGTCTCCCATGACGGGGTCGCCGGGCCGGGTGATGCCGATGCCCTCCCGGCCCTGGACGTCCGTCTCGTCGTCGACGGTCTCCGTGCCCGGTACCTCGGCCAGCGCTTCGAAGACCGCGGGCCGCAGGCCGTCCGGCATGAGCGGCACCCGGTGCAGCAGCCCCGTGAGCATGAAGTACACCGTGTCCCAGTCCTCGTCCGTGATCGGCTCGTCGTAGTCCGGGTCGCTCCATCCGGGGCTGCGCACGGTGTTGATCAGCTCCTGCGGGTCGGTCGGCAGGGCGCGCAGTTCGTCCCAGGCGAGCGGCGGCCACGAGGAGCCCGGCGCGGCCGGGTCCTCCCACCAGCCATGGCCGAGTTCCATGATCCACGATCGCTGGGAGCCGTCGACCGAGGACCAGCTCTCGTCGACGTACTCCTCGGTCTCCCCGCCCTCCGCCGGGGTCTCCGTCACCACCTCCCGGGTGTAGACGAACTGGTCGTCGCGCGGAGCGATCGTCACCTCGTGGCCGCGGTCCTCCGCCGCCGCCGATGTGAGCACGGTGCCGGCACTGACCGTCATCATGCCCGGCTCCTCCGGCTTGTCCCCGCC
Above is a window of Streptomyces sp. NBC_01803 DNA encoding:
- a CDS encoding MazG-like family protein → MDPATWQTINRLVEWLDANSTNSHEVTRLLRVLKIQEEAGEVAEAVHGAMGSNPRKGASHTWADVEKELCDVILTSMVSLATINLDAQKLFEHHLNAVAERSLA
- a CDS encoding TetR/AcrR family transcriptional regulator, whose translation is MAKAKETPRERYRNQVRAEIKERAWEQIATAGASALSLNAIAKQLGMSGPALYRYFSSRDELITELIRDAYRSLADAFRAAAEADADLAGLAHVLRRWALDDPQRYFLVYGTPVPGYHAPDDVTAIASEIMTALLDACAALPADDTTTTPFAAQMEAHLESHRQWAGEHSAPPSALHRALAFWTRLHGILSLELAGHFTGMGFDPALLFTAELDELLAG
- a CDS encoding medium chain dehydrogenase/reductase family protein, encoding MRTKELVEVVLPGTVEPEGLQLRYGAVPVAGPGQVVIEMEATGVSFAEQQMRRGRYYDQPPFPFVPGYDLVGTVSAAGAGVDPGLVGRRVAALVKVGGWASHVAVDAADVVRVPDGIGAAEAETLVVNGITAWQMLHRKARVRAGQTILVHGANGGVGSLLVQLAHAAGAKVIGTASARHHDALRAGGVLPVDYRTEDVPARVRELAPAGVDAVFDHVGGRSVIDSWRLLAPGGTLVSYGSASTRDDTGSKQWPVLRILGRVWLWNSLPNGRRAYFFNVWAGRAFGADRFRARLRADLTEVFAAFQRGEITAHVAARLPLARAAEALRLAESGTVAGKVVLTP
- a CDS encoding dihydrofolate reductase family protein, producing the protein MRSVTYSMSVSLDGYIVGPEGDFDWTAPDEEVFRFWIDEIREVGVHLLGRRLYETMLYWETADQDRSLDDSEREWTALWKPLPKVVFSTTLSAVRGHARLASGGLAEEIERLRAEPGEGEIAIGGATLAAEAAALGLIDEYRTMVYPVLVGGGIPFFPQRERRVDLELVETRPFSSKVVYLRYRVAR
- a CDS encoding CU044_5270 family protein, which produces MKRDQDNDEVRALRRLLPPLPPERDFPAGRQHQREEHLMSSWLRMGQDRSEQSGQKGRMRYVWRVALPVALATAVAVPVVLAGGDGGDKPEEPGMMTVSAGTVLTSAAAEDRGHEVTIAPRDDQFVYTREVVTETPAEGGETEEYVDESWSSVDGSQRSWIMELGHGWWEDPAAPGSSWPPLAWDELRALPTDPQELINTVRSPGWSDPDYDEPITDEDWDTVYFMLTGLLHRVPLMPDGLRPAVFEALAEVPGTETVDDETDVQGREGIGITRPGDPVMGDETIVFDADTYAYLGMRGERVADDGSATYVQWTSLTDYAVVDEAKQQP